A window of Megalops cyprinoides isolate fMegCyp1 chromosome 13, fMegCyp1.pri, whole genome shotgun sequence genomic DNA:
CAGTGCGACCCGGCAAGCTCCTGATAGTGAGCAAGAATCCGAAACTGAACCAATCTGTGGGCCACGCACTGGGCAAATTTGAGCAACCACTGCTTACCTCGAAAGGATGGAAACACAGTAAGTCATTCGGGGACTATTTCACAGTAAATAACACCAAAGATGTTGCACCTTTCATTACAGAACGTCCgcaggaggaaaaagaagaagccACGAGCAAAACGGTAacttttaaatcttttaaactTCTTCCAGAGATAGTGGAAGCGCTGGCCCGTGACAATATAATTTATCCTACAACCATACAGCTGAAAGCCATACCCAAGATTCTCCATGGACATAACGTTATTGCTGCTGCGGAGACAGGAAGCGGCAAAACACTGAGTTATTTACTTCCTATTATTCACAAACTGAAGGAAGAAAGGGCTGCAGAGGAATACAGCCAGCGCGAACCTCAGATTGGCTGTGTTATACTTGTGCCCTCCAGAGAGCTAGCAGACCAGGTGACATCTGTGGCGAAGGCCTTGTGTAACCCATTTGGGATGACGGTGAAAACGGTGGGAGGCGGAAGAGGAGTAGGTGCCATCAAGCAAACCTTCAGAAGTGGTCCACCAGACATTTTAGTTGCTACGCCTGGTGCCCTATGCAAAGCCTTGCGCAGACACTGCTTACACATGAGTGAGCTCACCTTCTTTGTTGTGGACGAGGCTGACACCTTGTTTGACCCAAGCTTTGTAGAAATGGTGGAAGACATCTTATCCCACACCCAAGTGGCTTCCAGCCCTTTGGAGACAAAAGGCCCAGGCCGTAAAGCACAGCTGGTGGTTGTAGGGGCAACATTTCCTGGAGGTGTTGAAGACATACTCAGTCAGGTGACT
This region includes:
- the ddx28 gene encoding probable ATP-dependent RNA helicase DDX28; its protein translation is MLSLRIGYNALTTSGQTFSSANKLRAAVCSLCDFEFAKVRAMATTTTTQPVVIRIPRRMQIQMENDDMKRKRVQKVNTVRPGKLLIVSKNPKLNQSVGHALGKFEQPLLTSKGWKHSKSFGDYFTVNNTKDVAPFITERPQEEKEEATSKTVTFKSFKLLPEIVEALARDNIIYPTTIQLKAIPKILHGHNVIAAAETGSGKTLSYLLPIIHKLKEERAAEEYSQREPQIGCVILVPSRELADQVTSVAKALCNPFGMTVKTVGGGRGVGAIKQTFRSGPPDILVATPGALCKALRRHCLHMSELTFFVVDEADTLFDPSFVEMVEDILSHTQVASSPLETKGPGRKAQLVVVGATFPGGVEDILSQVTDVGSIVTIKSQMLHFLMPHVKQTFLKVKGEDKLLELRQALKVAEQDGSGVLVFCNGSSTVNWLGYMLEDLGVRHVRLQGEMPAALRAGIFRSFQKGLVNVLLCTDIASRGLDTQRVKLVINYDFPESHTDYIHRAGRVGRAGSSMDGAVLSFVTHPWDVELVQMIETAARRRSSLAEVKSAFRKPAPKNMNSN